The segment ACCGTATCGGACAAAAACACCATTTCGGCGTGCATCTATGGGGCGCAGAGTGTGACGGACGGGCAAGCTGTCAAACTCCGGCTGCTGGAGCCAATGGCGGTGGCGGACAAAATCATCCCCCGTAATGCGGTGGTGGTAGGCACGGCAAAGATTCAGGGCGAACGGCTCGATATTGAAATTACTTCGCTGGAGTACGCGGGTACGATCATACCGGTGGAACTGGCGGTGTATGACACAGACGGGCAGCCCGGTATCTTCATTCCCAATTCGATGGAAATGAACGCCGTCAGGGAGGTTGTCGCCAACATGGGCGGCTCGCTGGGCAGCAGCATCAATATCTCCACCAACGCCGGGGCGCAGCTCGCCTCCGATTTGGGCAAGGGGCTGATACAAGGCACGAGCCAGTATATCGCCAAGAAGATGCGTACCGTCAAGGTGCATCTGAAAGCCGGATATAAGGTCATGCTTTATCAGGATAGAGATTGAAAACAATAACAATCAACGATTAACAGAAACAACAAGCAAATTTTATTTACCACTAAAATCCAAAGTAGAATGAAAAAAGTAATCATCATGTTTGCCCTCGCTATGGGCATCGTAACTGCCAACGCGCAGGAGAACGTAACCGTTGGAGAGAACAACGGAAGTGAACAACCGACCTTGACAAAGGAGGTCTATCCGCAGAAGGAGGCGGACGGCGACCTGTATCACGGGCTGACAAAGAAGCTGACCTTTGACCACATGGTCCCTCCGCACGGCTTGGAAGTGACCTACGACAAGACCGTCCACGTCATTTTCCCCTCGGAGGTTCGTTACGTCGATTTAGGTTCGCCCGACCTGATTGCGGGCAAAGCCGACGGAGCGGAGAATGTCATCCGCGTGAAGGCTACCGTGAGGAACTTCCCTAACGAAACCAATATGTCCGTGATAACGGAGGACGGGAGTTTCTATACCTTCAACGTGAAATATGCCTCCGAACCGTTGCTGCTCAATGTGGAGATGTGCGACTTCATCCATGACGGCGAGAAGGTGAACCGCCCGAATAATGCGCAGGAAATCTATCTGAAGGAACTGGGCAGCGAAAGCCCGATGCTGGTACGCCTTATCATGAAGTCCATCCACAAGCAGAACAAGCGCGAGGTGAAGCACATCGGCTGCAAGCGATTCGGCATCCAGTACCTGCTGAAAGGTATCTACACGCATAACGGGTTACTCTATTTCCACACGGAGATAAAGAACCAGAGCAACGTGCCTTTCGACGTAGACTATATCACATGGAAAATCGTGGACAAGAAGGTGGCGAAGCGTACCGCCGTGCAGGAGCAGATCATCCTGCCGCTCCGTGCGCAGAATTACGCCACGCTCGTGCCGGGCAAGAAGAGCGAACGCACGGTATTCACGATGGCGAAGTTCACCATCCCCGATGACAAGTGCCTCGTGGTGGAACTCAACGAGAAGAACGGAGGTCGCCACCAGTCTTTCGTGATTGAGAACGAGGACTTGGTGCGTGCCAATACCATCAACGAACTTCAAGTACGCTGACCATGAGAAAGTACATCGCAATAATCATCGCGTCGCTTGCCCTGTTCACGGGGCAGGCGCACGCCCAGCGATGCCTGCCGAAGATGCAGGGCATCGAGATCAGGGCGAACATGGCGGACGGTTTCAATCCCGGCGGCAACGACGGCGGGTACAGTTTCGGGGCGGCTCTCTCCACCTACACGAAAAAGGGGAACAAATGGGTGTTCGGCGGCGAATATCTGTTGAAGAACAACCCTTACAAGGACGGAAAGATACCCGTGGCGCAGTTCACGGCGGAGGGCGGCTACTACCTCAAGATACTCTCCGATGCCCGTAAAATCGTGTTCGTCTATGCAGGGGCTTCGGCTCTTGCCGGATATGAATCGGTGAACTGGGGCGAAAAGGTGCTGTATGACGGCTCCACGCTTCATGACAGGGACGCCTTCATCTACGGCGGTGCGCTGACACTCGATGTGGAGTTTTACGTGGCTGACTGGATCGCCCTGCTCGCCAACCTCCGGGAGCGTTGCCTGTGGGGTGGCGACACGAGGAAGTTTCATACGCAGTTCGGGGTCGGTATCAAGTTCATCATCAACTGACACGGACATGGAACGGACGGAAATAGACATCATCAGACAAATGCCCATTGCGGTTTTTCTCGCACGGCTGGGGCATGAGCCTGTCAGAAGGAGCGGTAACGAGCTGTGGTATATCGCCCCATATAGGGGCGAGCGCACGCCCTCTTTCCGTGTGAACGTGGCGAAACAGCTCTGGTACGACTTCGGTCTGGGCAAAGGTGGCGACATCTTTACGCTTGCCGGAGAGTTTGCCCGAAGCGGTGACTTCATGGAACAAGTGAAATTCATAGCGGGAACCGCCAATATACCTATGCCTGTTCCCGAAGTGAGCAAACCGACTTTACTGCCTAAACCGTCAGAACCTGCCTTTGAGGGAGTGGAAGCCGTCCCGCTGTTTCGTTCTCCACTGACGGACTATCTGGCGGAACGGGGCATTCCTTACGCTGTCGCATCACGTTACTGCTGCCGACTGAATTACGGAGTGCGTGGCAAACGATATTTTGCAGTCGGTTTTCCGAACGTGGCAGGCGGATATGAAATCCGCAGCCGTTTCTTCAAAGGATGCGTGCCTCCGAAAGATGTGTCGCTGGTCAAGGCGGAAGGCTCTCCGGCTGACGTGTGCAGCGTTTTTGAAGGCTTCATGGACTTTCTTTCTGCTGCCACGCTCGGATTGGAAAAGGGAGACTGCCTCGTATTGAACTCTGTTGCCAACGTGGAAAAGGCAATGAGGTATCTGGACGGCTACGGGTGCATAGACTGTTATCTCGACCATGACGCAGCCGGACGGCGCACGTTGAAAACGCTGAAAGGACATTATGGAGAACGTGTCTATGACCGTTCCGCTCTCTATGACGGTTGCAAGGACTTGAATGAGTATCTGCAACTGACAACCAAAAAAGAACAATAACTTAAAAATCAAATGACAATGAACATACTGAACAACAAAAACAAGAGAATATCAATCTTCAAGACGTTGGCACTCTGCCTATTCGCTGCCGTGTCGCTCACGCTCGTGTCGTGTGACGATGACATGGATATCCAGCAATCCTATCCCTTCACGGTGGAAATCATGCCCGTGCCTAACAAGGTGACGAAGGGACAGACGGTTGAAATCCGCTGTGAGTTGAAAAAGACGGGCGATTACGCCAACACCCTCTATACCATCCGGTATTTCCAGTTCGAGGGAGAAGGCACGTTGAAAATGGACAACGGCATCACGTTCCTGCCAAACGACCGCTACCTGCTCGAAAACGAGAAGTTCCGGCTGTACTACACAGCGGAGGGCGAGGAAGCGCACAACTTCATTGTAGTGGTAGAGGACAATTTCGGCAATTCATATGAGCTGGAGTTTGATTTCAACAACCGAAACGTTAAGGAGGACGGGGTTATCTCTGTTGTCCCCATCGGAAACTTCAAGCCCCTTACACGATGATGCGTGTATTCATAGCTATCCTTTGTTCGCTTCTGGCGGTCTGTTCCGTGTCCGCACGGGACAGCCGCCATGAGGGAACGGACGGACAGGCGGCTATCTATCGGTTGCTGCCATTTGAGAGGGCGGTGCGATGCACGAAGTATTTTGAAGGCTGGCACTCGGAAAAACATTACCCGTATGTGGGATATGGGCATAAGTTGTTACCGGGTGAAAGGTATTCTGCACGCACCATGACGAAGCGGCAGGCGGACGCGCTTCTGCGGAAAGACCTACGGAAGTTCTGCGCAATGTTCCGGCAGTTCGGGAAAGATAGTCTGCTCCTTGCCACGCTCGCCTACAATGTCGGTCCGTACCGTCTGTTGGGAAGCGGGAAGATACCCAAAAGCACGCTGATCCGAAAGCTGGAGGCAGGAGATAGGAACATCTATCGGGAGTATATCGCTTTCTGCAACTACAAGGGAAAACGCCATGCCATGCTACTCAAACGGAGGAAGGCGGAGTTTGCGCTACTGTATATCCCGTAATAGATTTCAATGGCATTTAAGTTCTGGTTATTCTAAGAACTTAAATGCCATTGTTTCAAATAAAACAATTACCTTTGTCATTAGTAATTTAGAGATAAAATGAAAGATATTCAATATTTCTTATCGGAAGAAGAAAAGTATTTAGCATCCTCACAAGCTGAGCCGGAATTAGTTTGGAATGAGGAACTTGAAGAATTTGGCTTTTCATATGACCCTTTGAGTTTCTTGGGTAAAAAACCTTTTCAGAGTTTTCAGCACAACAACATTGACAAGGAAAATCGCTATGGACTAACCGATGTGGAAAAAATGATATTAACCTGTTTTCTTGGTAATATATCGTATGCATTTAGAGATGACAATTATTATGGAGAAGTGCCTGATATTGTTCACGAAATGCAAATTATACTAAACAGTATAATAAACAAAGCACCTAAGTTTAACGGAAATATATTATATCGTTTTACTAAAACTGGAGATAAAACAAATTTTGAAGTAGGTGATATATACCAACCTTCCCATAGCCTTACGACAACAACCGAAGATTGGAAACAAAACAGAAGTGATGTTTACGTTATAAAAACTCTTCCTGAAAATGAAACGCAAGCACATTGTCTATACATGATTTATAATCATGGTCAGGAAACGCAAGTCAATTTTTTGAGAGGAACTTCATTTGAAATAACCGATATAGAGCCAATAGAAGGTAGTGAATACAAACGAATTTATATGTCAGAAATTAGGCAATAACATCGTAGATTAGAACAGAGGTTTCTTTGCTACTTTCTTTGTCCGCCATCATGCTCACTGAAAGAAAGTAGGCGGCTTTCGCCGCCCACCTCTCAAAAACGGGTGTAAAGCCCCGTCACCATCGTGAACATTTCCTCCAGCATATCGCAATATATCCCCTCGTGCGTTTCGATGTCCTTCGTCTTGCACTCGAATGTCTTTTTGCTGAACGTCCTGCGGTAGAAACGCATATTGTAGAGGTCTGCTCCTCCGTCATAGATGATGTCAAGTCGGTTGGCACTCGTCTTGTTCCTCGCAAGGCTCATGCGTAAACCGTTACCCATGTCTATGAAGTCTTTGCTTCCCGTCATGGCGGCAAAGCGTCTGCCACCTATCTGCTCCATAATTGTCTTTGCTATCATATTCGTTGTTTTTAAGTGTTATGGTGTGGCGGTGCGGACACCGCCACACCGTTCAAAATTCTGTTTTCTCAGCTATGGGTGTGCATCTTTCCAGCCACTTTCTCAGACACTCCATGTTGTACTCGCTCGTTATGACTGCCGTATGGCTGTCAATGGCGGTGAAACGGCTGCTTTCATAGCTGTCTATCCACCCCTTCAGGGTATCAACTCCCCACGCTTCCGCATCGTCAAAGATGCCGTCCAATGCCTTGATAGGCTCGCTGAATCTGACGATCAGTGTTTGGTAGCCTGCCACGTTCATCGCTTGCCCTCCTTTCCTTCCTTTGCCGTCAGCCACTTGTCCCGTGCGGTTCGGCACTCGTCCAACGTGGGTTTGACACAAGAGAACAACTCTCCGTCCGTGTGGCGGTAATCGTATTGCACAAGTGTTCGCCTGCGTCTGCCAATACCCATTTGAAATTTCTCGTATTTCTCCGTACCTGCTTCCGTGCAGGTACTTACTCCGTTGATTGTCATTCGTGTACTCATAATCGTTGTTTTTTAGATGGTTAGAAATGTACTGACAACACTCTGTTCTGCATCACCATATCGGGATTGCTTGTGTAGCGTTGGTGCAGGTAGAAATGGTGTGAGCCGAAGCCGTAAAGAAAGAACTTGTCAAGTTCGTGCTTCTCGGAAAAGTCTTTTACGCTTGCTCTTAACTGCTCCTCACTCTGACAAAGAGTGAGGAGGTTTATAAATTCAAGGAACATCGAGGGGATTTTATCGTCCCACAAACAAATCATACTTTCAATTCTTACTTCCATGCTGTTATGTATTATAAGTTGATATTATGCTGCGTTCATACGCTGACGGATAAGTCCGGCATTGTCCTCCACAAGTCGGATGATGCGGTCGTGGTACTCGGTATTGGAATTGCATACCCCTCTGCTCTGTACCACTTTCAGCGTTTTCAAACTGACTTCTATCGTTTCAATCCGTTTGCCTTCAATGGTGGCGGATAGGATGAGAGAGTTTGCCTTGTTGTGATAACCGCCCACGCAATGGTGCATCAGCCGTCCTTCCTCAATCATTTCCTCCACGCTTTCAATGACTTTGACAAGAATAAGGTTGTCGGAAAATACAAGCCCGAAGAACATTCCTTTGTCTTTCAGATAGTTCTTCTCGTCCTCAATCGCCTTTTGCCGTTGCTGTTCCGTCCGCTCACGCTCCCTTTGCAGGTTGCGCTTTGCCACCAACTTGTCGTGTTCCGCTTTGAGGTCGGCAGGGCAGACGTATTTCGGGCTGTTCGTGTCCTTGCCAAAATGACGCAGGAGGTCTATGGTGTCGCACCATACGGAGCCGTCTGAAATGGTGTAACCATTGCGGATGCAAATCTTGACGGATGCCCAATATTGCTCCATGTCAAAGGAACTGCGAATATAGTGGCTCAACATGGCGTATTGCCCTGCCTTCAAGAGTGTTTCGGCTTGGCTGTCGGAAAGGATAGCCGTGAAAAGGTCATACGGCAGTGTGTTGTGATAGTCCCCGTTGAAACCGTTGCGTTTCAGTTCGGGGATGAAACGCTGTCGGGGATAGGTACACACAGGTGCTATATCGTATGCGTGAAGTCCGTTGTTCTTGCGCACCTCCATGTCGCTGTATTCCGCCCATTGGTCGTAATACAACATTGACATACCACGAAGTCGGGCAACGGTGGTGGTTGTGCCTTTGGGCGAAATCCACCTCTGCACCACTTCATAAATGGAATACTCGGCTGCTTGCCCTGCCTTGTATCGGGACTTGACGAAGAAGAAGCGTATCACTTGATACTGCTTGCTGGTGGTGACAATGGAGAAGTATTCATTCTCGCTGAAAACGCTCTTTCGGGTGCGCAACGCTTCCAACTGCATACCGCAATGGGGGCAGATACATCCGCAAAGGGTGTCTGCAAGGTCGTGGTCGCTCTTCCACGAATGTCCGCACTCGGTACAGATGTTCGTGCCGTCCGCTCTCTTGATTGCGTAGTGCTTGAAGCAATGACGGAAAGCGTATGCCTTTTGCGTGGCGGTCAATCTCGGTAGTCGCTTGCTCAGATGTGCGACTTCCTGCTGTATGTGTGTTCTCGGTTTCATAAGCCTAAATCAAATAATGAGGGTTGTTGTATTTCTTGGATGGTCGCTTTGGTGGCGGTTCTCGGCTTGTTGCGGTTCTGCAACTTGCGGAGTTCCTCGTCTTGGTATTGTCGGATAGCGTTCTGACGTGCTTCCGCCTTTTCCTCTGCGGTGAGTTCCACCACATGGTTCACGGCTACTTGGCATTGGATAGGCTTGCCCACCTCTATCTCGTTCTCGTCATAGTAATGTACGGCTTGTCCGTATATCTCCCCGTCCGTGAAGCCGTTGCAACCGCTTTTCTGCACATAGTTCAGAATGTAGGTCACGCAATCGTCTATGTTCTTGGCAGGGTTACGGTATTTCTTGGCAAAGAGCGCATCTTCCGCTGCACGTTGCTCCAAATACATCTGTATCGTTCTCTTGAAATGGTCTGTCGTTTTCATATCGTTATCGGTAAGATTAAAGGGTGAATAACCAAAGGATGAAGCCGAAGAAGGCGATTGCGGAAAGGATAGCCACGATTATGCCTATCGCCACTCGGAACACTCCGTTTACTATCTCTCTGACGATGCCCCAAAGGATGCCGAACACCCAAAGGGCGGTGCGCATGATTAGGGCGCATATCGCAAGCCCTATGTATTGCGCCACTTGTCTGAAGTCTGCCGTTGCTGTCATATCCTCGCTATTTTTCAAGTTCTACAATGTTGTCTATCCTGCCGTATAGGTATCTGCGAAGTCCGGTCTTGTCCGTTGCCTTGTATTCCGTCCAACGTCCGTATTGGCACACGAGAAACGTGCGGAGTACATCGGAGAAGTCAAACCTCCAGCCTTGCAGGGGGACTGCGCTCTTGAAATAGGTGTTGCTATTCACCTTTTCGGTGAGCCAATCTTTTTCCTCTCGGTTCATCTGTCCTCCGTTGTTCAGTTTTTCACGAAGGATGTAAACCTTACTGCCTTTCAGTGCTTCCAATGTCGGCACTTCCCAAGCCACGAATTTTGTTGCCATTGTTGTTCCCATATCTGTTCTGTTTTTGATTTTTATTTTTTATGCGGATTCAAGAGCTGAGGGAGTTGAGTTTCAAACTATCTTATCTGCCTCTCGTTTATCCGACATTTTTTTTAATGCGTCTTTCTGTCGCATCGGTCGTTTTCGTTTCGGGTGCTTAAAAAGGTAGGGATTAGGGAATGCAAGGTTTTTTCGGGAAAAATACTACCCGCAGGGCTGGAGATTTTTCCCGAAAACAGGAGGCTTGACCTTGCTTTCCCGTCAAATCCCGGAGTTACCTTTGCGCCCAGAACGGAAATGACTGCCTGATGCGGCTTACTGAAAGGCGCGAAAATGGAGGTAAACGGAAGTAGAGGCAGATTATACAGGAAACTTCAAAAGAGAAATCCGTGAAAAAAGGAAGTCCCCAACAAAAAAAAGACATAGCCGGTAGCGTGAAACCGGGCAAACCACCTGCAAGGAAGTATGGTTTTATCTGTCCGGCCGGACGTGTCGGGGCGGGCAGATAAAATCATTCTTCCCGGTTTGCCTGCTGTGGGTGACGGCTTGTTCCATTTATGGGCAAGCGGTCATACACGGCTTTCCGCTTCCGGCTCAAAGGAACAGCGAAAAAGAAAAATTATCTGAAAAGCCGTAAAAACACCTCTTTGGCATAAGCACAAAAGAAATGGGCTTTGCCTCATCAGTCTAAACTGTTGCTTAGGCGTGAGGCAAAGCCCTTTTCTCCGCTTATGCAGTAGTCGGCACACGTTCGTTCAAAATCCTTTTGGGCGATGGTGTGCCGACGAATAAAGCCGCTTTTACGGAAAAATTTGTATGAGATAGAAAAAATCAGGGAGATTCATATCAAAATCTCCCGTTTTATTGTTACTTTTGCATATGAAGAGTTCTTTGAAGGTTACGCAACGCGCAGAGGAATAATGCAGCAGATAACTAACTAAATCGTAACCTATTACTATCATGAGCATCTAACCTACGCTCATTTCCAATAAATTACACTCTTTTCGTAACTTCTCATAACAAAATCACAAATCCTGCCAAAAATCAGAAATAAAATCCCCTTGATTAGAACAATTTAGGCAAACAATTTGCGATATTAAAAGAATAAACCTAATTTTGCACCCTAAAAATTGAATCGAATATTAATTAAATAAATCATTCAGAATGAACGTTTCTTTTATTAACAATGATTCTGTACGTGGAATCATCCGTTTGGAAATTGTAAAGTCTGACTATGCAGATAGCGTTGAAAAAAGCTTGCGCAGCCTGCGTCAGAAAGTTAATATGCCGGGCTTCCGTAAAGGAATGGTGCCTATGGGTATGGTAAAGAAGATGTATGGAAAACAGGCGTTACTGGAAGAAGTAAACAAAATAGTTTCAGAAAACCTGTTCAAGTATATCCGTGAAAATAACATTAAGGTCTTAGGCGAACCGATGGCCAGCGAAGCTGAACCTTCTGCTGTTGATTTTGACAAGCAGGAAGATTTCGTATTCAACTTTGATGTTGCCTTAGCACCTGAAATCAATATCAGCCTGAGCAAAGACGATACGTTGACTTACTATCAGGTAAAGATCGACGACGAAATGCTGAACAAGCAGGTTGAAGCCTATACAGCGAACTTCGGAACATACGACAAGGTGGACGAAGTAGAAGAAAAAGACTTGGTAAAAGGTACGGTTGCTGAACTGGAAAACGGTTCTCCGAAAGAAGGCGGTATCGTAGTAGAAGGTGCAGTTGTAATGCCTCAGTTCATCAAAGACGCAGACGAAAAGGCTAAATTCATCGGTGCAAAGAATAACTCTGTTATCGTATTCAACCCGAACAAGGCATTTGAAGGCGCTGAAGCAGAAATTGCAAACTTCCTGCATGTTGACAAAGCTAAAGTTGCAGAATTAACTGGCGACTTCAGCTTCGAAATCACCGAAATCACTCGTCATAAGAATGCTGAATTGAATCAGGAATTATATGACAAAGTATTTGGTGAAAACGTAGTAACAAGCGAAGAAGAATTTAAGGAAAAGATCAAAGAAGCTCTGGCTGAACAGTTCACTCCGCAAAGCGATTACAAATTCTTACTGGATGCACGCGAAGTATTGGTAAAGAAAGCCGGCGAACTGAAATTCGCAGATGACATTCTGAAGCGCTGGTTGCTGTTGGCCAACGAAAAGAATACAGCTGAAAAGATTGAAAGCGAATTCTCAAATATCCTCAGCGACCTGACTTACCAGTTAATCAAGGACAAATTAATTAAAGAAAACAACCTGAAACTGGAAGATGCTGATGTAGAAGGCTTCGCTAAGCGTGTAGCAAAAGCACAGTTCGCACAGTACGGTATGCTGTCTATTCCTGAAGACGTTCTTGAGAACTATTCAAAAGAAATGTTGAAGAACAAGGAAACAGTTCAGAACATTGTAGACCGTGCAATGGAAGAAAAACTGGCAGCATGCTTGAAAGAAAAAGTAACAATCGACTTAAAAGAACTGACTGCAGAAGAGTTTGCTAAACTTTTTGAATAATGCAGGTCTCCCTTTCTTGTAAAAAGGGATCACAAAAAAAGGATTTTTCCTGAAAAATATTTTATCGGAGATACAAATAAATTGTTTCTTTCAGAAATTTATTTATAACTTTGTTTATCCGTTAAGTATAAAAAGGAAGAATCCTTTTTTCATGTATTTTCTTCTCGGATTTTATGATTAACAAAACTAAGTATGGAAGATTTTAGAAAGTATGCAACCAAACATTTGGGAATGAGCGGGACAGCTCTTGACAGTTACATGAATATAACCAGCAGTTATATTTCTCCGACCATCATAGAGGAACGCCAGCTCAACGTAGCCCAGATGGACGTATTCTCCCGTTTGATGATG is part of the Parabacteroides sp. AD58 genome and harbors:
- a CDS encoding DUF3872 domain-containing protein, with the protein product MNILNNKNKRISIFKTLALCLFAAVSLTLVSCDDDMDIQQSYPFTVEIMPVPNKVTKGQTVEIRCELKKTGDYANTLYTIRYFQFEGEGTLKMDNGITFLPNDRYLLENEKFRLYYTAEGEEAHNFIVVVEDNFGNSYELEFDFNNRNVKEDGVISVVPIGNFKPLTR
- a CDS encoding toprim domain-containing protein, with protein sequence MERTEIDIIRQMPIAVFLARLGHEPVRRSGNELWYIAPYRGERTPSFRVNVAKQLWYDFGLGKGGDIFTLAGEFARSGDFMEQVKFIAGTANIPMPVPEVSKPTLLPKPSEPAFEGVEAVPLFRSPLTDYLAERGIPYAVASRYCCRLNYGVRGKRYFAVGFPNVAGGYEIRSRFFKGCVPPKDVSLVKAEGSPADVCSVFEGFMDFLSAATLGLEKGDCLVLNSVANVEKAMRYLDGYGCIDCYLDHDAAGRRTLKTLKGHYGERVYDRSALYDGCKDLNEYLQLTTKKEQ
- a CDS encoding DUF6956 domain-containing protein encodes the protein MPNRTGQVADGKGRKGGQAMNVAGYQTLIVRFSEPIKALDGIFDDAEAWGVDTLKGWIDSYESSRFTAIDSHTAVITSEYNMECLRKWLERCTPIAEKTEF
- a CDS encoding PcfJ domain-containing protein — encoded protein: MKPRTHIQQEVAHLSKRLPRLTATQKAYAFRHCFKHYAIKRADGTNICTECGHSWKSDHDLADTLCGCICPHCGMQLEALRTRKSVFSENEYFSIVTTSKQYQVIRFFFVKSRYKAGQAAEYSIYEVVQRWISPKGTTTTVARLRGMSMLYYDQWAEYSDMEVRKNNGLHAYDIAPVCTYPRQRFIPELKRNGFNGDYHNTLPYDLFTAILSDSQAETLLKAGQYAMLSHYIRSSFDMEQYWASVKICIRNGYTISDGSVWCDTIDLLRHFGKDTNSPKYVCPADLKAEHDKLVAKRNLQRERERTEQQRQKAIEDEKNYLKDKGMFFGLVFSDNLILVKVIESVEEMIEEGRLMHHCVGGYHNKANSLILSATIEGKRIETIEVSLKTLKVVQSRGVCNSNTEYHDRIIRLVEDNAGLIRQRMNAA
- a CDS encoding glycoside hydrolase family protein, with translation MMRVFIAILCSLLAVCSVSARDSRHEGTDGQAAIYRLLPFERAVRCTKYFEGWHSEKHYPYVGYGHKLLPGERYSARTMTKRQADALLRKDLRKFCAMFRQFGKDSLLLATLAYNVGPYRLLGSGKIPKSTLIRKLEAGDRNIYREYIAFCNYKGKRHAMLLKRRKAEFALLYIP
- a CDS encoding PcfK-like family protein; the protein is MKTTDHFKRTIQMYLEQRAAEDALFAKKYRNPAKNIDDCVTYILNYVQKSGCNGFTDGEIYGQAVHYYDENEIEVGKPIQCQVAVNHVVELTAEEKAEARQNAIRQYQDEELRKLQNRNKPRTATKATIQEIQQPSLFDLGL
- a CDS encoding DUF3873 domain-containing protein, with amino-acid sequence MSTRMTINGVSTCTEAGTEKYEKFQMGIGRRRRTLVQYDYRHTDGELFSCVKPTLDECRTARDKWLTAKEGKEGKR
- a CDS encoding conjugal transfer protein TraO, which translates into the protein MRKYIAIIIASLALFTGQAHAQRCLPKMQGIEIRANMADGFNPGGNDGGYSFGAALSTYTKKGNKWVFGGEYLLKNNPYKDGKIPVAQFTAEGGYYLKILSDARKIVFVYAGASALAGYESVNWGEKVLYDGSTLHDRDAFIYGGALTLDVEFYVADWIALLANLRERCLWGGDTRKFHTQFGVGIKFIIN
- the traN gene encoding conjugative transposon protein TraN, encoding MKKVIIMFALAMGIVTANAQENVTVGENNGSEQPTLTKEVYPQKEADGDLYHGLTKKLTFDHMVPPHGLEVTYDKTVHVIFPSEVRYVDLGSPDLIAGKADGAENVIRVKATVRNFPNETNMSVITEDGSFYTFNVKYASEPLLLNVEMCDFIHDGEKVNRPNNAQEIYLKELGSESPMLVRLIMKSIHKQNKREVKHIGCKRFGIQYLLKGIYTHNGLLYFHTEIKNQSNVPFDVDYITWKIVDKKVAKRTAVQEQIILPLRAQNYATLVPGKKSERTVFTMAKFTIPDDKCLVVELNEKNGGRHQSFVIENEDLVRANTINELQVR
- the tig gene encoding trigger factor, with product MNVSFINNDSVRGIIRLEIVKSDYADSVEKSLRSLRQKVNMPGFRKGMVPMGMVKKMYGKQALLEEVNKIVSENLFKYIRENNIKVLGEPMASEAEPSAVDFDKQEDFVFNFDVALAPEINISLSKDDTLTYYQVKIDDEMLNKQVEAYTANFGTYDKVDEVEEKDLVKGTVAELENGSPKEGGIVVEGAVVMPQFIKDADEKAKFIGAKNNSVIVFNPNKAFEGAEAEIANFLHVDKAKVAELTGDFSFEITEITRHKNAELNQELYDKVFGENVVTSEEEFKEKIKEALAEQFTPQSDYKFLLDAREVLVKKAGELKFADDILKRWLLLANEKNTAEKIESEFSNILSDLTYQLIKDKLIKENNLKLEDADVEGFAKRVAKAQFAQYGMLSIPEDVLENYSKEMLKNKETVQNIVDRAMEEKLAACLKEKVTIDLKELTAEEFAKLFE